The nucleotide window TTGTGCCTGCTATGGCCTTCGATAACGTTAGAATAGCGGGAAAGTAGGATAATTTATCCACCTAATCCTTTTTAAACTCTCTTTTTGATTTTCCCCACATGTATGAGCTGACGGAGGATTACAAGCTTAGAAAGATTACCAAATACGAACTCGACATGGTAGATGAGAGAGACGACCTACTCATAATTCCCCCATCTTCTAAGGCCGGTCCATGCGGCAATGATTGCGTTTTCTGCTACCTTATGCAGAATCCTCCGCAAATGATATACAGAGTTTCCAAACACGACACCCTCAACGACCCGGAGCTTGAAGATAGAATAGCCTATGCAAGAAAGCACTACGACCTGTGGATACGGGTCACAGATACGAGTGCAAACGTCCGATTTGACGAAAAGAGAATTGAAAGCCTTCACTCAGCCGGGTTGGATGAGATTCAAATCTCCCTTCACACAACGAAGAAGGACGTGAGGATTAAGCTTATGAAGAACAAAAACGCGGGGAGGGTCATTGACCTTTTGCCAAAGGTCGTGGAGAAGTTTAGGGTAATAGCAGATATAATACTGACTCCGGGCTATAATGTTTCTGATATAGGGGAAATTTTGGAGGATCTGGACAGCTTTGGTGTTCATGAGGTTAGACTCTTCCCAATTGGGGTTACAAAATACTCAAGAACGCGGGCTTTAACGAGAGAGGAGCTTCTATTTGTTAAAAACGTCGCCCTTGAGAAGCAGAAAGAGCTGAGCCTGAAGGTGGTCATTCCACCGATATTCCAGGCTCTGCTTGGCGAGTTCAAAATCCCACTGGAGCCCTTTGACATTGAGCCATCTTTACCAACTTACATTCTCACCGGGGAGCTCGCTTATCCAGAGATAAAACGCCTCTTTCCAAAAATTAATGTAATCATGGTCAAGAACGAGTTCTTTGGGGGGAACATAGGCACTGCTGGGTTGTTGACTGCTCACGATGTCCTTAGAGAAGTTGAGAAGCTCCCAGAAGTTGATTTAGGGCTGCTTCTCCTCCCGGAGGTCATGTTCTATGGGGACTCAACTTTAGACGGCTGGAAAAGGGAAGAGCTCTTCAACAAAATTTTGGTGGAAAAGGGCTACATGGTCGAAACAGCCCTAGAACCCCAGGAGATTCCCAAAATAATTGAAAGGCTATGAAATGTAGTTGAACTCGGATTCCAGTATTTTCCATTCTTTATCTTCAAATGCTCCTCTGCTCCCAGATAGAACGAGGTAGCATCTGTTTAACACTGCTTCATCTTTGAGCTTCGATAAGTTTGTGTAGAACTCTTCAAAGTCATCTGCCGCTATTCTGAGTATTTCTAGATTTTCAATTAAAATCGCGAGATTTTTCTCTTTTGGAATTTCATCTAGAGAGTCCAGCAATGCCCGCGGGGAGATGCATCCATGACACGTTTTGGACGTTACCCAGAAAGCGGATACTTCCATTTTCATCCACTTTTTGACTTCCTCCGGGGGATCCCTTGAAAAAATAATCCCCTTTCTGCCGTCTAAAACTTCCATAAAGAAGTATCTAGCTTTTGTTTTGTCATCGAAGAGATATCCTCCCGGAGAGAAATCCTTAAACTCAAAATTTTGCTGATGAATGGTAACAAAAAGCTCGTAGGCTTTCTTGATTCTTTCATAGTGCTCTTCTTCAAAAGTCGCCAGCTGCAGGGCAAGGGCTTTAACGTCCTCATCTTCCGCCTTTTGAGCGAGCAGCTCATAGGCTTTCTTCGCAAAGAGCTCACTTTCCATGCAGTACTCAAGAGCTTTCAGGTAATCATCTACAGTTTCAAATTTAGGGTAGAATGGAAGTACTTCAACAGGAGGGGCTTCCACTTTAACTGGCTCTTCACCGGGATAAAGCTTTTTAAAAAGATTGTAAAGCTTGTTTCTGTGTTCTTCACTCTCTTCGCTCATCTGAATGAATAAAATCCTAATACTCTCTCTTTTGGCCTTTTTAGAAAGCTCAGCATAATATTTAGCTTCTTCCTCTTCGTTGAAAATAGCGTAGCTTAGAATCTCTTTTGGGGACTTTTTCTCAAGTGAACTAACGACCTTTTCAAGGTAACTATCAAGAACAGTTTCTTCGCGCATTTCTATCCCTCTTAAAAAATTTAATCAACATCTTTAAAAACCTATTGAGAAAGTC belongs to Thermococcus bergensis and includes:
- a CDS encoding DUF512 domain-containing protein, producing the protein MYELTEDYKLRKITKYELDMVDERDDLLIIPPSSKAGPCGNDCVFCYLMQNPPQMIYRVSKHDTLNDPELEDRIAYARKHYDLWIRVTDTSANVRFDEKRIESLHSAGLDEIQISLHTTKKDVRIKLMKNKNAGRVIDLLPKVVEKFRVIADIILTPGYNVSDIGEILEDLDSFGVHEVRLFPIGVTKYSRTRALTREELLFVKNVALEKQKELSLKVVIPPIFQALLGEFKIPLEPFDIEPSLPTYILTGELAYPEIKRLFPKINVIMVKNEFFGGNIGTAGLLTAHDVLREVEKLPEVDLGLLLLPEVMFYGDSTLDGWKREELFNKILVEKGYMVETALEPQEIPKIIERL
- a CDS encoding ferritin family protein, with translation MREETVLDSYLEKVVSSLEKKSPKEILSYAIFNEEEEAKYYAELSKKAKRESIRILFIQMSEESEEHRNKLYNLFKKLYPGEEPVKVEAPPVEVLPFYPKFETVDDYLKALEYCMESELFAKKAYELLAQKAEDEDVKALALQLATFEEEHYERIKKAYELFVTIHQQNFEFKDFSPGGYLFDDKTKARYFFMEVLDGRKGIIFSRDPPEEVKKWMKMEVSAFWVTSKTCHGCISPRALLDSLDEIPKEKNLAILIENLEILRIAADDFEEFYTNLSKLKDEAVLNRCYLVLSGSRGAFEDKEWKILESEFNYIS